The genomic DNA AAAGAAAATGGTTCTGAAATGATTGATGATAAAAAAACAAGGTACTTGAGCTGGTTGGGTGGTTAGAGGAATGTCAAACGTGGAATAGAATAAATATAATAGTGAATAGTAAAGGAGTTTTGAATAAATGAAAAAATGGGCTGTTATCGATATTGGATCGAACACGATACGATTAGTGATTTATATAGAAACCATCAATCATTTCTACAAGGAAGTTGAAAATATTAAGGCTGTTGCAAGGCTAAGAAAGTACTTAAATGAAGAGAATGTTCTCTCCAATGAAGGAGTTCAGAAATGTTTAACGATCTTAAAAGGCTTTAAAGAAATTATTGACTTTAATGGAATAAATGAAGTGAAATGCGTGGCCACGGCAACGATCCGACAGGCAGTGAATAAGTCTGATGTTCTAGAAAGGGTAAAGGGAGTACTAGGTTTTGATATCCAAATTTTAAGTGAAGAGGAAGAAGCTTATCTTGGTTTTTTAGCCGTAGTGAACACAACAGCCGTAAAAGATGGTGTGACCATTGACATTGGTGGGGGAAGCACAGAAATTACGTATTATGAGAATAAGAAGCTTGTTCAATTCCATAGTTTTCCATTTGGTGTCGTGTCTTTAAAGGAAAAATTTATGGGTGGGAGCCGGATGACTAATGATGAAAGGATGGCTCTGCAAAAAATGGTTTTGGAAGCTTTTGAATCATTACCTTGGCTAAAAAACAAACAGATTCCAATTGTCGCCATTGGGGGTAGCGCGAGAAACATCGCTCAAGTCCATCAACATTTAAAAAATTATCCATTAGCAGGAATTCATCAGTATGGTATGAGCCCTGATGATTTACATAATATATTGCAAATGATGGAGAGTATGGAGGTTACTGAGATCGAAAAATTGGAGGGACTTTCAAAAGACAGAGCAGACATTATCCTCCCAGCCATTGAAGTATTCGATATGCTTTGTAAGTATGTTCAAGCAACACGTTTTATTTTTAGTAAAAGAGGTCTAAGAGAAGGAATCCTCTACAAAGAAAAAGCCGGTGGAAAGAATCCATCTGATTTTATTTTAGAAAACAGTATTGATCACCTGGTTAGAGATTATGGGATTGAGGAGGGCCATTCTGATCATGTGGCCTGGTTAGCAAAACAAATTTACTTCGAACTTTCTAATGTTTTCGGGAATAAAACAAATGAATATAGTGATCGTCTAATTGAACAAAGTGCACGTATCTATTATATCGGACAATACGTCGATTCAGATGTTAGTAGCCAGCATACTTTTAACCTCCTAGCTCATCAATCAATTGACGGAATTACACATAAGGAAAGACTGATTCTTGCCTTGATTGCTTCGTATAAAAACTGGGCACTATTAAAGCAATATTCCACACCTTTTATCGAATGGTTTTCAAAAGGAGAATTAAAGGATATTCGCATAGCTGGTTCAATGGTGAAGCTTGCTTCTGCATTGGACTCATCCAAACGTATGCTGGTGAAGAAAATAAAAGTACAAAAAAGGCAGGATGAGCTCGTTTTTCAACTATCTTGTGTGGGTAATACATTTGTTGAACAGTATCAAGCGGAAAAGCAGATTCGTCATTTAGAGAAGTCTTTAAAATATAAAATTATTCTTGAATTCATATCAGATAGATAAGGATGGGAGACCAAATGAATGGTGAAAGGCAATACAATCTACCTTCCTATTATAATAATCGTGAATTAAGTTGGTTAGCTTTTAATGAAAGGGTACTAGAAGAGGCACTTGATACGAGTAATCCACTTCTTGAGAGGCTTAAATTTCTATCGATATTTAGTTCTAATCTTGATGAGTTTTTTATGGTAAGAGTGGCTGGTTTACAGGATCAAGTGGATGCAGGATATAATAGGCCAGAAAATAAGGCAGGATTAACTCCGAAACAACAGCTGGACGAAATTTCTAAGCTTACTCATAAGCTGGTGAACACTCAATGTGAAACCTTTACCAATGTTCTGCTCCCGGAACTTAAAAAGGAATCTATTTACCTTCTTGCCATTACTAGTTTGGAAAAAAATCAACTTTCTTTTTTAGAAGACTATTTTGAAGAACAAATCTTTCCTGTATTAACTCCGATGGCTATTGACGCTTATCGTCCATTCCCGATGCTATCAAACAAAAGTTTAAACCTTGCCGTTTTACTAGAAGAAAACATAGAGAGCCAAGTGAGTAACCGTCTAGCTTTTGTTCAGGTTCCAGCAGTTCTTAATCGTTTTATAAGTATACCTAGTGACGAAGGAAGCTCATTTGTTCTATTAGAAAATGTGATTTGCTACTTTATACATAAGTTGTTTAAAGGATATAAAGTAGTATCAGTTACTCCTTTTCGGATAACGAGAAATGCTGATTTAACAATTCATGAAGAGGGGTCTAGAGACCTGTTATTAGAAATTGAAAAAGTCCTAAAAAAACGGAAGTGGGGAGCGGCTGTTCGTTTAGAAGTGAGTGATGACCATTTTGATAACTCTGTAGTTGAGCATTTAACAAAAGAACTGGAGTTAGATGATGAGGATGTATACAAAATTATTGGTCCTCTCGACCATACATTTTTGGCGAATTTTTCAAAACATTTATCAAGAAAAAGAGAGCATTTGAGCTTTGAAGCTTTTATTCCTCAAAAGCCAGTAGATCTTAATTTTGACGAAGATCTATTTTCAAAGTTACTTGAACAAGATGTTTTATTGCATCACCCATACGAATCGTTTCAACCTGTTGTCGACTTTGTTACCGAAGCCGCCAGTGACCCGGATGTTTTAGCGATTAAACAAACATTGTATCGTGTAAGTGGTGATTCCCCTATTATTAAGGCTCTTAAGAATGCTGCCGAAAATGGAAAGCAGGTGACTGTTCTAGTCGAGTTAAAAGCTAGATTTGATGAGGAAAACAATGTTCATTGGGCAAAAGAACTAGAGAAAGCTGGCTGTCATGTTATATATGGTATGACCCACTTAAAGACGCATAGTAAGATTACATTAGTAGTTAGAAGAAGAAATCAAACGATAGAAAGATTTGTTCATTTAGGGACGGGTAACTACAATGACCAAACAGCCAATTATTATACAGACTTAGGCTATTTAACTTCCAAACGAAAATTTGGTATCGATGCAACCAATTTTTTTAATTTTTTGAGCGGATATACAGAGAAGCCAAAGTATAATCATATCGTGGTTGCACCGTATGATATAAGAGGAAAGTTTATTGAATTAATTGACCAGGAAATCACCTATCATAAGCAATACAAAAATGGACGAATTATAGCCAAGATGAACTCCCTAACTGATAAGGAATTAATCATGAAACTTTATGAAGCGTCGTCTTCTGGAGTGAAAATCGATTTAATTATTCGAGGCATATGCTGCTTAAAACCAAAAATTCCAAGGGTTAGTGAAAATATTCGGGTTATAAGTATTGTTGGTCGCTTTTTGGAGCATAGTCGTATTTATTATTTCTACCATAACGGGGAGGAGCAGGTATATTTGTCCTCTGCCGATATGATGACTAGAAATATGGAGAAACGAGTAGAAATTTTATTTCCAATCTTTGAAAATCATCACAAAGACAGAATCAACCATATATTGAAACTCCAGCTTTCGGACAATGTAAAAGCAAGAGAACAGCATCAAGATGGGAAATACTCTTATATTTCGTCAAACCATGGAAATTTACTAAATCATCAAGTCGAACTAATGAAAGAAACCTATCAATTAAGAGAAGATGAAGAATAAAGAGATACGCTAGGTGTCTCTTTTTTGCTTTTTATATTGTTGTACACTTTTCAAAACAACTTGACGATTCTATCGATATTTAAGGATAATATAAGTTAAGAAGTTTTTAACACAACCAATGCTCAGGTACAAACGAGGATGATGGGATGGAGCAGTTTAAAAAGGTAATCTCTCGAGAAGTGATAAATGATAAAAATAGACGTGAAATTGAAGGGATGATCTTTGACATTATTCTTAACCATATCAATGATATGGTATTTATTATGAAGGTGGATGGAGATCAGTTTCGATACGTTTTTGCCAATAAATCTGGTGCGAAACATGCAAGGCTGACAGTGGAAACGATGGGAAAAACCTTATTTGAGGTAATGCCTGTTGAGACAGCTAAAAGACTGCAAGCTGCATATATGGAAGTAGTAGAATCTAAAGAACTTCAAGTGCTTTTTGATCAATCAACATTAGAGGATGGAAAGCTAGTTCATGGGCAGTCAATTTTAACTCCAGTCCTTAATGAAAATAAAGAAGTCCGATTTGTTGTTTCTGTAACTCGTGATATTACAGAGTTAGAGGCGGAAAAAAGCCGACTGGAAGTGACGGAACAGCGTTATCGCTCTATTGTGGACCATAATCTTGATGGAGTTATTCTCGCGACTCAAGCAGGAGATATTATAGACGCCAATCCAGCTAGTGAAATTTTATCAGGATATACAGTTGATGAGTTAAAGAAGAAATCAATTTTTGATTTTGTTGATGAATTCGATGTCGATAAATTTCGAGAATTTATCGAGCATTCACTCTCAGGTATATCTTTAGAAACTCTAGACTTCCGAATTGTTAACAGCAGTAAAAGAAAAATTACGGTCCAATTAAAAACAGTTCCTTTTACCATTCATAATAAAATTACAGGTATATATTTGATTTTTCGAGATCTTACAGAGCAGTCGCAAAATGCTGAGACGATAAAGTTCATGGCATTTCATGATCAGTTAACAGGGTTGTATAATAGAAGGGCTTTATTACGCGATTTAGATCTTCTTTTAAATCATTCAGAAAGTAATAAAGAAGAACCTTTTTGTCTTCTTTCCATTGATATTGACCGATTTAAACAATTAAATGACTCTTTAGGTCATTTTGCTGGTGATCAAATTTTAATAAAGATCGCTGAACGATTAAGTGTCGATAGAACAGATGAATATAAGGTATACCGCCAGGGTGGAGATGAGTTTATCGTTCTTTTAAAAGGAAATCGTCAAAGTGCTAACCAACTGGCGCAACAAATTTTGAACCGATTTGCTAAGTCCTTTTATTTGGATTCACATGAATATTATATCTCACCAAGCATAGGGTTAAGCATGTATCCTCAGGATGGAAAAGATGCGGAAACTTTAATCAAAAATGCTGATGAAGCATTGTTTCGTGTAAAAGAGAAAGGAAAAGCTCATTATCAGTTTTATCGAAGTGATAAAACGCAATCGTTTGCCAATATCGTTTCATTAGAAACTCAACTTAGAAAAGCTCTAGAGCGTGATGAATTTATCCTGTTGTATCAACCACAGGTAGAGCTAAGAAGCGGGAAAATCAAAAGCTTTGAAGCGTTAATTAGATGGAATTCCATAGAGTTTGGGTTGGTCCCACCGTCAGAATTTATTCCTCTTTCGGAAGATACGGGCTTGATTATTCCTATCGGTAATTGGGTGATTGAACAAGCTTGTATGCAAATAAAGGAATGGAATGATCTTCGCGGAGAAGAAATTACAATTGCGATAAATATATCTGCCAAACAATTTCAACAACGGACTCTTGTCAGTACGATTAAAAAAGCGATTCAGAAGTTTCAAATTAATCCCTCCTTGCTCGAAATTGAGATAACAGAGGGAGTAATGCAGGATACGGCTGAAACAGCTCCAATACTTAAAAGTTTAAAGGATTTAGGAATTAGCATTGCGATAGACGATTTTGGTACTGGATACTCCTCGTTAAACTAT from Robertmurraya sp. FSL R5-0851 includes the following:
- the ppx gene encoding exopolyphosphatase yields the protein MKKWAVIDIGSNTIRLVIYIETINHFYKEVENIKAVARLRKYLNEENVLSNEGVQKCLTILKGFKEIIDFNGINEVKCVATATIRQAVNKSDVLERVKGVLGFDIQILSEEEEAYLGFLAVVNTTAVKDGVTIDIGGGSTEITYYENKKLVQFHSFPFGVVSLKEKFMGGSRMTNDERMALQKMVLEAFESLPWLKNKQIPIVAIGGSARNIAQVHQHLKNYPLAGIHQYGMSPDDLHNILQMMESMEVTEIEKLEGLSKDRADIILPAIEVFDMLCKYVQATRFIFSKRGLREGILYKEKAGGKNPSDFILENSIDHLVRDYGIEEGHSDHVAWLAKQIYFELSNVFGNKTNEYSDRLIEQSARIYYIGQYVDSDVSSQHTFNLLAHQSIDGITHKERLILALIASYKNWALLKQYSTPFIEWFSKGELKDIRIAGSMVKLASALDSSKRMLVKKIKVQKRQDELVFQLSCVGNTFVEQYQAEKQIRHLEKSLKYKIILEFISDR
- a CDS encoding RNA degradosome polyphosphate kinase, with amino-acid sequence MNGERQYNLPSYYNNRELSWLAFNERVLEEALDTSNPLLERLKFLSIFSSNLDEFFMVRVAGLQDQVDAGYNRPENKAGLTPKQQLDEISKLTHKLVNTQCETFTNVLLPELKKESIYLLAITSLEKNQLSFLEDYFEEQIFPVLTPMAIDAYRPFPMLSNKSLNLAVLLEENIESQVSNRLAFVQVPAVLNRFISIPSDEGSSFVLLENVICYFIHKLFKGYKVVSVTPFRITRNADLTIHEEGSRDLLLEIEKVLKKRKWGAAVRLEVSDDHFDNSVVEHLTKELELDDEDVYKIIGPLDHTFLANFSKHLSRKREHLSFEAFIPQKPVDLNFDEDLFSKLLEQDVLLHHPYESFQPVVDFVTEAASDPDVLAIKQTLYRVSGDSPIIKALKNAAENGKQVTVLVELKARFDEENNVHWAKELEKAGCHVIYGMTHLKTHSKITLVVRRRNQTIERFVHLGTGNYNDQTANYYTDLGYLTSKRKFGIDATNFFNFLSGYTEKPKYNHIVVAPYDIRGKFIELIDQEITYHKQYKNGRIIAKMNSLTDKELIMKLYEASSSGVKIDLIIRGICCLKPKIPRVSENIRVISIVGRFLEHSRIYYFYHNGEEQVYLSSADMMTRNMEKRVEILFPIFENHHKDRINHILKLQLSDNVKAREQHQDGKYSYISSNHGNLLNHQVELMKETYQLREDEE
- a CDS encoding putative bifunctional diguanylate cyclase/phosphodiesterase is translated as MEQFKKVISREVINDKNRREIEGMIFDIILNHINDMVFIMKVDGDQFRYVFANKSGAKHARLTVETMGKTLFEVMPVETAKRLQAAYMEVVESKELQVLFDQSTLEDGKLVHGQSILTPVLNENKEVRFVVSVTRDITELEAEKSRLEVTEQRYRSIVDHNLDGVILATQAGDIIDANPASEILSGYTVDELKKKSIFDFVDEFDVDKFREFIEHSLSGISLETLDFRIVNSSKRKITVQLKTVPFTIHNKITGIYLIFRDLTEQSQNAETIKFMAFHDQLTGLYNRRALLRDLDLLLNHSESNKEEPFCLLSIDIDRFKQLNDSLGHFAGDQILIKIAERLSVDRTDEYKVYRQGGDEFIVLLKGNRQSANQLAQQILNRFAKSFYLDSHEYYISPSIGLSMYPQDGKDAETLIKNADEALFRVKEKGKAHYQFYRSDKTQSFANIVSLETQLRKALERDEFILLYQPQVELRSGKIKSFEALIRWNSIEFGLVPPSEFIPLSEDTGLIIPIGNWVIEQACMQIKEWNDLRGEEITIAINISAKQFQQRTLVSTIKKAIQKFQINPSLLEIEITEGVMQDTAETAPILKSLKDLGISIAIDDFGTGYSSLNYLKSFPIDVLKVDQSFIRGIHNNDKDAAITTTIIHLANSLGMTVVAEGIEEKAQAKFLLNTNCDKGQGYFYSKPLSKIDIEQTIFNRPTKS